The sequence GGTCCCGGCGAACGGGCTCGGCACCTCCACCATGGACTTGGCGGTTTCCACCTCCGCGATCGGCTGGTCCACCCTGATCTCGTCGCCGACGCCGACCAGCCAGTTAACCAGTTCGGCCTCGGTCAGGCCCTCGCCGAGATCCGGCAGCATGAATGTCTGTCGGGCCATGGTCACGCGTCCTCCCACTGGAGCTCATCGACGGCGTCGAGAATGCGATCGACGCTGGGAAGGTAGAAATGCTCCAGCTTCGGCGCCGGGTACGGGATGTCGAAGCCGGTGACCCGCAGGACGGGCGCGGCGAGGGAGTGGAAGCAGCGTTCCTGCACGCGCGCGACGATTTCCGAGGCCACCGAGGCGAACCCGGGGGCTTCGGCGATCACGACGGCGCGGCCGGTCTTCCGCACGGAGGCGGATACCGTCTCGTCGTCGAACGGCACGATGGAGCGTATGTCGATCACCTCGAGCGAGCGGCCCTCCTCGGCCGCGGCTGCCGCCGCGTTGAGCGCGGTGGAGACGGACGGCCCGTAGGTAATCAGCGTTGCGTCCGTCCCCTCGCGGGCCACCACGGCCCGCCCGAAGGAGCCGGCCGAGGCCCGCAGCGCCTCCAGCTCCAGGTCCTCCTTGGACCAGTACAGCTTCTTCGGCTCCAGGAACACCACCGGGTCCGGATGGCGGATCGCCTCGCGCAGCATCGTGTAGGCGTCCGGCACCGTCGCCGGCGACACCACAGTCAGGCCCGGGGTGTGGGCGTAGTAGGACTCCGACGAGTCGCAGTGGTGCTCCACGCCGCCGATCCCGCCGGCATAGGGAATCCGGATGACGAGGGGCAGCTTGACCTTGCCGCGGGTCCGGTTGGGCATCTTGGCCACGTGCGAGACCACCTGCTCGAATGCCGGGTAGGCGAACGCGTCGAACTGCATCTCCACCACCGGCCGCAGTCCGTTCATCGCCATACCGACGGCCATTCCCATGATGCCGGATTCCGCCAGCGGGGTGTCGAAACAGCGTTCCTCGCCGAAGCGCGCCGTCAGGCCGTCGGTGATGCGGAAGACTCCGCCCAGCGCGCCCACGTCTTCGCCGAAGACGACGACGGTCGGGTCGGCTTCCATTTCGTCGGCCAGCGCGGTGTTCAGCGCCTTGGCAAACGTCAGTGTCGTGCCCATCCGGCTACGCCCCGCTTCCGGGCGCCGCGGGCTCGTCGCGGGAGAGCTCCTCGCGCAGCTTGGCCGCCTGCTCGCGCAGCTGGCTGGTCTGTTGGCTGAACACGTGGCGGAACAGGTCCTCGGGGTCCACCTGGGTTTCGGCGTTCAGTCCGTCGCGCAGCACAGCAGCCACGCGCTCGGCTTCGCCGGCGATGTCCTCCTCGGCCGTTTCGTCCAGCAGGTTCAGCTCGGCGAGGTAGGTCCGCATGCGCGGGAGCGGGTCCTTGGGCACCCACTGCGCAACCTCGTCTTCGGTGCGGTAGCGCGTCGCATCGTCCGCGTTGGTGTGGGACTGCATCCGGTAGGTGTGGGCCTCCACCAGGACCGGGCCGCCGCCGTCGCGCGCCCGGTCCACGGCCTTGCCGAGGACGGCCAGCAGGGCGGCGAGGTCGTTGCCGTCCACGCGCTCCCCCGGCATCCCGTAGCCGATCGCCTTGTGGGCCAGCGACGGCGCGACGCTCTGCCGGCTCAGCGGCACCGAGATGGCGTACTGGTTGTTCTGCACGAAGAACACCACGGGCAGGTGGAAGACGGCGGCGAAGTTCAGCGCCTCGTGGAAGTCACCCTCGCTGGTGGCCCCGTCGCCGCACATGGCCAGGACCACGGTGTTCTCGCCCTTGAGCTTGGCCGCGTGGGCGACCCCGACGGCGTGCAGCAGCTGGGTGGCCAGCGGAGTGGCCTGGATGGAAACGTTGTGCTCGTAGGGGTCGTAGCCGCTGTGCCAGTCGCCGCGCAGGAGGGTCAGGGCCTGGATCGGATCCACGCCGCGGGCCAGCACGGCCACGGTGTCCCGGTAGGTCGGGAACAGCCAGTCGCCGGCCCCGAGGCATAGGGCGGCGGCGACCTGGCAGGCCTCCTGCCCGTGCGAGGACGGGTACACGGCCATGCGGCCCTGCCGGACCAGGGCGTTGGCCTGGTCGTTCACGCGCCGGCCGATCACCAGCTCGCGGTAGGCCGCCAGGAGGGCGCCGCCGTCGGGCAGCGGGTACGTGTCGTTATGGACGTGGCGGCCCTCCGGATCCACCAGCCGGACCGGCTCGGCCGAGGGCAGCATGTAGGACTCCACGGCGTGCCGGGCATCGAGGTCCGTGCGGCCGGAGGGTTCCTGCATGGAGCCGTACCAGGGGCTTCCCGTTGAAATGGTCATGGGCCTCTCCTCTGCGAGCTGTTCCGGAGTGGAAACTGTGTGGCTTCAGTATGCGATTCGGTGACTTTTCGTATCCACTTTGCCGGGAAACAGTGGAAGAAACTGATCCAGCTACGTACTCTGGAAGACAGATTGCCATTGTGAACTGGATTACTTACCGAGGTGTAGACGAATGCCCGAGCCCTCTCCCGGCGCCAAGCTGGATGACATCGACCGCCGGATCCTGGCCGAACTGACCAGGGACGGCAGGCTCTCGGTCACGGCGGTCGCGGAGAACGTCCATATCTCGCGGGCGCACGCCTATTCGCGTATCGCGCGGCTGACCGAGGCGGGGGTGCTGACCAAGTTCACCGCACTGGTGGATCCGATCAAGGCCGGCCTGAAGGCGTCGGCCTACGTAACGCTGAAGCTGCGCCAGCACTCCTGGCGGGAGTTGAGGGAGGCACTGCGGGCCATCCCCGAGGTGCACCACATAGCCCTGGTGGGCGGCAACTTCGACGTCATCCTGCTGGTGCGCGCCGTGGACAACGTCGACCTTCGCCGTGTCATCTTCGACCAGATCCAGTCCATGCCCGGCATCCTGGACACCCAGACCTTCCTCGTGTTCGAGGACCTCGATACCAGGTGAGCGCAGGCTGACCGCAGCAGCCGACACCGGCGGGAAACTGAAACGCCGCCGGGCGTGGACCGGCGGCGTTTCAGTTTCGGCTCCTCCACGACAGCACTGACTGGAGGCGGAACGGCATGGCGCTTTCCGCCTTCCCCCATGAGGCCTCAGGTACTGCGTGCACTACCGATATTCAATTGGCGGGCCGGCCCGACCCGGAATGTCCACCGGATCGACAAATTTGTTGAATCGATTCTGCGCCGGACCCTGCGGGCTGTCAATAGCCGAGTGAACCGTTCAATGCGAGGCGGCAGAATTCCCGCGGAAGACCGGCTTGCGCTTCTCCTGGAAGGCCTTGAACCCTTCGGAGTAGTCCTCGCTCTTGCAGAGCCGGCCCTGCGCGGCGTTCTCCTCTTCCACCGAAGCCCACAGCCCCAGGCGCTGGTCGCGGATCGCGGCGACGAGTTCCTTCGAGGCGGCGAACGCGCCGGTGGCGCCTTCGGCCACCTTCACCACGGTCGCCCTTGTGCGCTCGAGCAGCTCTCCGGCCGGGAGGGCCCGGCTAAACAGGCCCGAGGCCACCGCTTCCGAACCGCTCATCAGCTCGGCCGTGTAGATCAGGTCGAGCGTGCGGTGCGCACCCAGCCGCTCAGTGAAGAGCCAGTGGCCGCCCGAGTCCAGGGTGGCGCCCAGGTTGGCGAACGGCGAGCCGATCTTGGCGTTGTCCGCCACGTAGACCACGTCCGTGGCAATCAGCAGGCCCAGTCCGACGCCGAGGCAGGCCCCCTGCGCGGCGGCGAAGGTCGGTGCCGGGAAGGCGGACATCTTCCTCAGCAGTGGCGTCACGAGGTCGCCGAGGTACCCGTAGGCGTCGTCCGTCTCAGGAACGACGGCGGAGATGTCGCGTCCGGCGCAGAAGCCGCGGCCTTCGCCGCGCAGCAGGAGCGCCCTGACGCGGCCCTCCGCAGCGGCGGCAGCCGCCTCGTCGTACGCCTGCCCCAGCTCGGCCAGGGCGTCTTCGTTGAGCGCGTTCATCTTCTGCGGCGCGTTGAGCACCACCTCGGCTACGTTGTTCTCGATCGACAGCTCGATCATGCCCATGCTGTTCTCCTTTGCAGGCGGCCGGTCAGGCGTCGTAGTCGACCGACAGCTCGTCGCTGGTGGGTCGGGTCTGGCAGGTCAGGACGTAGCCGCGCTCGATCTCTTCCGGCTCCAGCGCGTAGTTCTCTTCCATTTCGAACGTTCCGGAAACCACCTTGGCCCGGCAGGTACCGCAGACGCCGCCGGCGCAGGCGAAGGGCACGTCGGGACGGACCCGGAGCGCCGCGTTCAGCACGGACTCGCGGGCGTGCTTGGGGCTGGCCACCTTGCCGGAGAGTCCGTCCAGGCGGAAGTTGATTTCGAAGTTGTCCGCGTTCGGATCCACCTCGACCGGGCGGCCGATGTTGCCCTGCGGCTTGGTCGGCTCGCCTGTGGTGAAGAGTTCGTAGCGGATCTTCTCGGCGGGAACGCCGCGGGCCGCGAGGGTGTCGCGGCAGAGCTGGACCAGTTCGAAGGGTCCGCAGAGGAACCATTCGTCCACATCGTCGGTGCGCAGCACGTTGTCGAAGAGGCTGGTGAGCTTCTCGGCGTCGATGCGTCCGGACAGCAGCGGCGAGATGCGCTGCTCGCGGGAGAGGACGTGGTGCAGGGCGAAGCGGGACGGGTACTTGTCCTTCAGGTCCGCCAACTCCTCGACGAACATCACGTCCATGGCGGCCTTATTGGCGTAGACCAGGTCGAACCGGACCGAGGAATCGGCGGCCAGCACGGTCCGCGCGATGGAGATGACCGGGGTGATGCCCGACCCGGCCGCGAAGGCAACGAAGACATTCTCCGAGGCGGTATCGATGGCCTCCGGATGGTTCATCTCCGTCATCTTGTGCTTGGAAATGAACGCGCCCGTGGGGCTCATGACGTCCAGGACGTCGCCGGCCTTCAGATGGTCGTTGGCCCAGTTGGAGAACAGGCCGCCGACGTCGCGCTTGATGGCCACGCGGATCTCGCCCGGCTGCGGCTCGGCGCAGATCGAGTAGCTGCGGCGGACCTCCTGGCCCTCCATCTGCGTCCGCAGCGCCACGTACTGGCCCGGCACGTAGTCGTACTGGCCCTGCAGCTCGTCGGGAACGGCGAAGGTGACCTCGATGGCCTCGTCGGTGAGGTGGCGGACCTCGGCGACCGCCAGCGGGTGGAAGGTGCCGCGGCGCTTGCCGGTGTCGGCGCCGTCGGCCTGGTTCCGGGCCGCGTCGGCCTCGGGAATGGAAGTAGTCATCTAGAGCACCTTGAAGTAATCGAAAGGTTCCTTGCACTCATTGCATTGATAGAGCGCCTTGCAGGAGGTCGACCCGAAGCGGGTCAGTTCTCGGGTGTTCAGCGAATTGCAGAGCGGGCACTTCACGCTCAGGCCCAGGCTCACGGGTCCGCTCCGCACCCCGGCCAGGCCGGTGGGCGGCGCGATGCCGTACTCGTTGAGCTTGGCCTTGCCCTCGGGCGTCATCCAGTCCGTGGTCCAGGCCGGTGCCAGCACCAGCTTGACCCGAACATCGCCGTAGCCCTTCGCCTTGAGGGCCGCCACGACGTCGTCCCGAATGGCATCCATCGCGGGGCACCCTGAATAGGTGGGCGTGATGGTGACTTCGACCGCCGGATTACCGGCGCCGTCGTACTCCCCCGCGAGGGTGCGGACGCTGCGGAGGATACCGAGTTCCGCTATGTTGATGACCGGGATCTCCGGGTCGCACACGGTGGCGGCGATGTCCCAGGCCTTGGCCGCCTCGACGTCGGCCGGACGCACTGCAGTGTTCGTGGGCATGGCGGTTACCAGGTAGCGCCCGGATGTTCGCGGGCCAGCACCTGCATCTCGGCGAGCAGGTAGCCGAGGTGTTCGCTGTGCCGGCGCCGGGACTTGTCGGTCATGGCGTGGGGCACCTGCGGCACTTCAAGGCCGGCCTCGGCGAGCACCCCGGCAACGTAGGCGTCGAAGGGTTCGCGCAGTTCCGAGGGACGGACCGCAACGCCGCCAAGCCGTTCGATCAGCTCGTCGTCCTGGAACAGCTGATCGACGTACGGCCAGACCGAAACCAGGCCGGCCGTGAGGCGGCGGTTCGATTCCTCCG is a genomic window of Arthrobacter sp. Marseille-P9274 containing:
- a CDS encoding Lrp/AsnC family transcriptional regulator; its protein translation is MPEPSPGAKLDDIDRRILAELTRDGRLSVTAVAENVHISRAHAYSRIARLTEAGVLTKFTALVDPIKAGLKASAYVTLKLRQHSWRELREALRAIPEVHHIALVGGNFDVILLVRAVDNVDLRRVIFDQIQSMPGILDTQTFLVFEDLDTR
- a CDS encoding enoyl-CoA hydratase/isomerase family protein, encoding MIELSIENNVAEVVLNAPQKMNALNEDALAELGQAYDEAAAAAAEGRVRALLLRGEGRGFCAGRDISAVVPETDDAYGYLGDLVTPLLRKMSAFPAPTFAAAQGACLGVGLGLLIATDVVYVADNAKIGSPFANLGATLDSGGHWLFTERLGAHRTLDLIYTAELMSGSEAVASGLFSRALPAGELLERTRATVVKVAEGATGAFAASKELVAAIRDQRLGLWASVEEENAAQGRLCKSEDYSEGFKAFQEKRKPVFRGNSAASH
- a CDS encoding alpha-ketoacid dehydrogenase subunit beta, with product MGTTLTFAKALNTALADEMEADPTVVVFGEDVGALGGVFRITDGLTARFGEERCFDTPLAESGIMGMAVGMAMNGLRPVVEMQFDAFAYPAFEQVVSHVAKMPNRTRGKVKLPLVIRIPYAGGIGGVEHHCDSSESYYAHTPGLTVVSPATVPDAYTMLREAIRHPDPVVFLEPKKLYWSKEDLELEALRASAGSFGRAVVAREGTDATLITYGPSVSTALNAAAAAAEEGRSLEVIDIRSIVPFDDETVSASVRKTGRAVVIAEAPGFASVASEIVARVQERCFHSLAAPVLRVTGFDIPYPAPKLEHFYLPSVDRILDAVDELQWEDA
- the paaE gene encoding 1,2-phenylacetyl-CoA epoxidase subunit PaaE translates to MTTSIPEADAARNQADGADTGKRRGTFHPLAVAEVRHLTDEAIEVTFAVPDELQGQYDYVPGQYVALRTQMEGQEVRRSYSICAEPQPGEIRVAIKRDVGGLFSNWANDHLKAGDVLDVMSPTGAFISKHKMTEMNHPEAIDTASENVFVAFAAGSGITPVISIARTVLAADSSVRFDLVYANKAAMDVMFVEELADLKDKYPSRFALHHVLSREQRISPLLSGRIDAEKLTSLFDNVLRTDDVDEWFLCGPFELVQLCRDTLAARGVPAEKIRYELFTTGEPTKPQGNIGRPVEVDPNADNFEINFRLDGLSGKVASPKHARESVLNAALRVRPDVPFACAGGVCGTCRAKVVSGTFEMEENYALEPEEIERGYVLTCQTRPTSDELSVDYDA
- the pdhA gene encoding pyruvate dehydrogenase (acetyl-transferring) E1 component subunit alpha, which produces MQEPSGRTDLDARHAVESYMLPSAEPVRLVDPEGRHVHNDTYPLPDGGALLAAYRELVIGRRVNDQANALVRQGRMAVYPSSHGQEACQVAAALCLGAGDWLFPTYRDTVAVLARGVDPIQALTLLRGDWHSGYDPYEHNVSIQATPLATQLLHAVGVAHAAKLKGENTVVLAMCGDGATSEGDFHEALNFAAVFHLPVVFFVQNNQYAISVPLSRQSVAPSLAHKAIGYGMPGERVDGNDLAALLAVLGKAVDRARDGGGPVLVEAHTYRMQSHTNADDATRYRTEDEVAQWVPKDPLPRMRTYLAELNLLDETAEEDIAGEAERVAAVLRDGLNAETQVDPEDLFRHVFSQQTSQLREQAAKLREELSRDEPAAPGSGA
- the paaD gene encoding 1,2-phenylacetyl-CoA epoxidase subunit PaaD; its protein translation is MPTNTAVRPADVEAAKAWDIAATVCDPEIPVINIAELGILRSVRTLAGEYDGAGNPAVEVTITPTYSGCPAMDAIRDDVVAALKAKGYGDVRVKLVLAPAWTTDWMTPEGKAKLNEYGIAPPTGLAGVRSGPVSLGLSVKCPLCNSLNTRELTRFGSTSCKALYQCNECKEPFDYFKVL